The sequence CCAACAATTTCGTTGAAGGTGTTCTTGACAATTCCCTTCCCTCGCCCGTGGTTGGTCTGCAAACAGACGTTGCTACTGAGGTTGCTTGAGAGGTCATTTCATCCGTGGCTTCTAATCCAGGGGGAACCTGTGTGGAGGAGAATTACAATCAGTACCAACAGCATGCAGATTACAAATATGTAGAAAGATAAGATATTTTGCATCtctaaaattaaaagaaacgAGCATGAATAGTAAACTATAGACATCCTTCAGAGACTTCCTTAGACTCCTAGTTACTGATAGGGGAAGGAAAAGCCCAGTACGGTGACTAATTGTTTCACCACTATAAAGCACCAGAGACAAGCATGAGCGGAGTAGTTGAGTAAAGGCAAACATTCAAATTTTCATCTAGGCTGCACAATGCTACAAACATGTAGCAATATAAGCTCCGGATGTAAAATAACCTTGTCTAGGTGAACAAACCAATTATTATCAGCATTCAATGTTGGTCAGAACCTTTAAGCCAAAAAACACGAAACCCTTACCAAGCAGCACAATACCGACAAGATATACAAAACATGAATCCCAACATGAATCCCAGACAAAGCCCAAGTTACTTGAGACAGACCGATGCTTAGACAACTAAGCATCGAGTGGAGGTTTACTAAATAAGACCAAGAGAATTCAATCTACCTCAACTAACTCtctaaagaaattaatacatgagaAACCAGCCAAATACCCTGATAAGTTGGATAAAGCTCCATCAAGAAATGCCTTAAATGTAGCATGAGTCCAAGACAACCAATGTATATTAAAATCTAGGAGACTAAAATTTAAACAATACAACTCCATCGAAGAAAGTTGTCCTGACCCTTTTAATTAACGTGACAGCAGAAGCAGCAGAACTTGATTGATGAGAGCTGATTGTCGAATATCTGTTAAGTGCGCTGCCCATCTTGCACACATAGCTCCATATGCCCCTAGAAAAGGCCAATTTTGCCATCTCCACATTTAAACCAGCATCTTCTTGGTGAAACATCTTGATCTCACAAGCATTAGTACTAGGCACTGTAACAGATGattaaaatcagaaaattataAACAGTTTCTGTTTCATAAAATTCAGTCTGCCAGAATTTCAGCCAAAGAAATCTTTGAAGTGTAAGTGGTGCTTTTGTGTTTTGCCTGATATGTGCAACTAGTgcctaagaagaagaaaactcaTTTCTTTATCCACCACAAGTACATTAAAGAAAAGTGGAAAACTATAGATCCTTATCAGAAATTACTGTGTCATGTTCAGCAGTATAGAGCTTAGTTAAGCATATGTGCTATTTGAAATAGGCCTTATAGTTCACGGTACTAGTTTCTGAATAAATATGAAAGCAGCTCAACGTGGGATAAAATgattaattgaaattaaacataaagACAAAGGAAATTTCCTTTTATTGAAATGGTAGatacaaaataaacaacaaagttgGACTCATTGGCATCTTGCCTTTTCGGATTCGCCAACCAGATCTGAAGGTAAGAACACGCACATACTTCTTCTGGCGTGGTGCCAAAGGATGTTCACATTCCTGTCATCACCCATTATTGGAAAGCATATCAGGTAATTTATGAAGAGAGGCAGATAAGTgctaaaaggaagaagagaaccaaaagaaaaaacttaatggtaaaaaaataaaagggaatTATGCTAGAGAAAGCAAGAGATAGAGAAAGAAATGCAAAAGATATTACGTGCATCACTgcatatatgatatatcaacTCATTAGATAACATTTGGACCACCAGCACATGGAAAATCTAAACTTCACACaactcaaaactgcctagaaGTAATTTACATATGAATAATTTTCAGGTAGCAGTTACCTTGATAAAACAATAAAAGGTTTTATCTTTTCCCTCCCACAATCTCCAAGCTAATACATATTCTCTAGCTGTCAACAGTGGAAACTTTTTTATTGTCCAACCAACTTCAACCCCATTGTTTTTGTCCATCTGTAACTGCTCATGCTGAATCAGCATCTTGTCCCATTGTTTTCTGTAATCATTGTCCATGTAGAAGTCTCTCAGCTTCTCAGGAGAGCAATTCTCAAATATCGTCACACTCAAGTATGTCAAAGGACCATCCTGAATGCAAGAAAATAGATACATAAACTCAATTCCATAGCCTTTATTTGCTAAAACCAGTTGAGTTAAACAAGGAATCAAGTATTTCATGTGACCAACGGATTCTAGAACAAGAATAAACGCCACTGGTAATTTTGGGGTACAGAAAGGATAAGTTAGCATATCATAATCAATTCAAAGACTAAGACAAGATGAATGACCTTAGGCTTGCAGCACTTAGCATAGTAAGATAGAATATCATTTCTTTTGTCTATGACATTTTCCCATTTCACATTTTCGCCTGTCTTCTCCTCCAAGTTATCAATCAGAAACTTCAAATCTGCATCTGTCACCGGTTCTGAGGTGCTGCAGAAGTAAACAGAACGAACACTTAAGTAACACAATCATAACTTGATCCCACAAAATTTGATTTCTAAAATCTCAATTACCAATCACCCCAAAGTTCTACTagtttttaaacaaaattgaaGAACAAGAAACCCAATGAAATTTGACATTTACACAttgagaaaatgaagaaaaaccaTCCATTTGATCAAAACCCAATTATCATATAACTTAAATGGATCGAATAGAAAAATTAATCGAAACCCAATTGAATAGAGATAAAACCCAACTCAAAAACCAAGAGAACAAAACCCAATCCGCAAAATCTTAGATTTAAAACCAAAAATCaccaaatcagaaaaaaaaaaaacaagacaaGACGATCCCTACTGAACACAAGGCAAACCCCAGGACGAAAATCACCTGAGCTGCGGACTTCGAGAGCCAGAAGTGGGGGGATCAGAATCCGATAGAACCGGAGAAGCACTGGAGGCAGAGGATTTCCGAAAGAAAAACCTCTTGGCACAGTGGCAAGCCAAGACGAATAGCACAGCAACGAGAGTGGCGAAACCGCCATGAATGTTTTCGCGCCAAAATTCCTCCGACGAACCAAGGAATAGGCCGTGAAATCTACCGGAATCCGCGAATTTCACCATCTCCGTCGATTTGCGATTGATTTCCGGTTCGCTAATCGCATAGTGATACAGTCACAAGGAGCTTCGGGGTTGTGGCGCTTCTCTGTTTCTGAGTCATACTATGCACGCCCTGGTTCGTTGTGCTTTGCGAACAACTCAAGCCTCAAGGCATCGAAGTCACCGAAGGAGGGGGGGGGATAATATCGTCTTTTGGAGAAATTTTCCATTATGGCGGAACATGGTAGTACTCCACATATTTTTACGTAAATGGTaagaaattgtattttttttaagctattaattttttaacacatatttCATCATTAATATAATGACACGTAATGTATTATTTAGTGTTCCAATCACATGGAAGAATCTCTTGATCATTTCATGATGGACTTTGGgttcagtattgtttgacacgTGGCACTCTTTGTTGACCAAACAATGGTAGTGTACTGAAATGAATGGAcccggcttctctgccctcccacttcccatacactctcatctcctactattttgtgcggtcacggttaagccacgtcaacattttatattgatttttttatagagataataagacaaaaagtaatagtaatataaaatgttgacgtggcttaatcatGATTGCATAAATAGGAGGGAATGAGAATGTATGAGAAATGAGAAGCTAGATCCGAAATAAATGGTctatcctttcctcacatctcAATTCCATTCCCATTACCatcctttgttttcttttttcttttttttttttttgtcaaatcctttgttttcttttttattagggAAATCATGAATGAATGGTAAATTGGGAAGAGTGGTATGATCCACATACTTATTTTTACCTTTTACATATATTTAATAATTTCATGTCGTCAGGTCGAATGAATTGAATAAGATTATAGATAAAAATTAGCAAAAGTATGTAAGAGGTAAAAAGAGATGgataaatagcaccacccaatTCGAAATGATACTGGTTGTTCAGGTATGAGAGTGATATGATATTGAATGAGCAATTCGATACCGGTTGTTTAGGTATGAGATTAATCTAATACATAATTGTTCCAATATGAAATAATTGATTGTAATGCAAATTTTAATGCATAGTCCTTAACTTAAGAGATGTGAACAAAGAGAATAATACTTAACATTATATGTCACTTTCTTGACAGTGCCCTTGAAAGATTATTGACATTCAACATTCAAGATAATCTTTCTTTCTTAGCAAGTTAAAGTTTGAGCTCTTATGAAGTATTTAGGTAATTCACAAGAGATTGGTGTTCAACCACAAAGGACCCCAAAGCTTGATGTGACAACCCAAATTTAGACCTCTTTTCAGAGGAAGATGATCTTCTCCTGATTCACTTTGTAGGGATTTTAGGAATCCTTACATCCTAACCGTTCATCGACATCGTGTGGTTAGTTTTCATCAGATACTAttcgtgtttaattttaaataaaaaaagtcaaataatttataaccacACAATGCACGATAAATTATTAAGATATGAGAATTCCTAGGATCCTCACAATTTGAATATGGATGGGATCCAAACCCCTTTTTGGAAGCCACAAATGTAGATGGGATTCCATGTCATCGCTCTCATGGATAAGATAGGAAGATAAACATGGATTTTAAAAGATAAAGTTAAATATTTACACAAAAGAACAAAAGTTTGGAATATAAACTTCTCTTCAAAGAAGGCGTTGTTAAGGCCctcatttaaaaaatttatgagGTCTTTTTACATATGAGCTTTCAAATTATTCTTATATAGATTAATCTATCAGCTTAAATAATCTATGTTACACttaaatataataattatgcaaaatgattaaattaaaaaaaaatcccacaTGAAACCTTCTGTCTTCATCCTCTACTATCTTTCTCCTCTAAATCCCCTTCATCTCTCTATCTTTCTTCCTATCGTTCACTCCCCTTCTCTCctcttaaattttttatttttttcttttcgcgTATGAAAAAGGAAGAGGGACTTGGTTCAAAATCTATGTCTATAAAGCAACAAGCGGTTGTGGAGACACATATATCTTGCAAATAAGGAAACATAAAATTCATTGATGcacatgcattaaaaaaaattgcaagtcGAGCATAGCAGACTTGATTaaaggctggtttggtattgctgtactttgaaaaaaagatgttgtgagaataagcggctgtgctgtgagaataagtggttgtgaaataaatcagcagagtgtttggtaaactttttttgtaaaagtgcttttggaaacaaaaaaagcagtctgatagtgggtcttttcattaaaggagcattgtagctctgtgtgctttgaaaaaaaagccagttttccaaagctgcaaatagcagcttcatctttttcctttgatttcagcttattctcacagcagcttccaaaataagccttttttttcagtttaccaaacacctaaaacccttacagctttttttcatgggtgctttttttttttaagcacttcactcccaaaccacccctaaaaAGGCCTTCGTGATGGAGATACCGAGATAGCATGCAAGAAGggtaattatatattaattcacATTGTGATTTAGTAATACAGTCTAGTGGAATtcattctcacttataagtgaaaggtTTTAAGTTCGAATCTTAAGAATAGCGAGTTCGCagccaatttatttatttttgatcAATTCACATCGGCTATAACACTCATTTATTTAATACAATTCACATCGGCTATAACacttatctctactaattaataaaacactcagtcaaccaaaattctatgaaattaccagtttaaccctctaattaaaacagaacatgaataagaaatatagggcagaaatgtaatttcacacaaccaaattttattgtttgtttttttcaaagcatcacctacatgtaatcctaacttgtctctaattaaatataaaaataaaaaaaatttctactcccccattctctatcactcttttcatctctccttctatttcaaaaacaaaaataaaaaaatttctcacacactttgtgtgtgcccatatgctagtatttatttaatacaatcatcaTCTCTATAGTCAGATGATGATTGTATGAGATATATATATTCACATGTATTCGCTAGCACAAGAAGACTAGCTATATATTAGTTCACTTTGTCAATCTAGTAATACTATCTAGTGGAATTTCTCCTCACTTTTAAGTGAAATGTATTATGTTCGAATCTTATAAATCACAAGTTGGCaaccaatttatttatttataatcaaTAATTGATCAAAAAACTTAAAAagctgaaaagaaaagaatctcATTCTTACAAAAGTGAGCACAAGTGCGTGAGTAACTTTCAACCGGTGATGGATAATTAACTAACAAAATATCAACGATTAACATCCACCTACGGAGACTCACTAGCACAGATCTCaaacaaaaagcatgatcaCGAAACGCATCATGTTATCTATTTTGGGAACCGATATTATGCTCAAGGGCTCACTTCAAGGAACAAAAGCTGTGACATTGCTTGTTAGTCAAGGGTTTTCTAAGGTAAAACAGTGTATGGAATGATGCACCCGTGTTTGAACAGTTAAAATCTGGCCATGCAAATCCAGCCGTCTAATACACCACGCACACCGGGTGCATCATAGAATTTCTTGTTAGTCAAGTATTTAGAAGGGTGCTAGTGATGAAAATAATCAAAGAATCAAATTGTGAATAAACATATAATATAGGAGGTTTTTCCCTCAAGGTCTTTTTGCTGCATACTTTTTATTGAACTGTCTGCGAAACTGGGAAACAATACAAAGGCAAAAAACACGAACCAATATCTTCAAGAGAACTACTCTCACCCAAAACCTTATGAAACTACTGACTACAATCGGAAAGCAGCACCCAGGACGCATATGATACATGAAGCCCGTCATCAGCTTCGTAGAACTGGTAAAAACAAAAGCCTTTTTTCATTCAGATACTGATGCGCTCTTTATGAATACATCGAGACATCAGGCAACCTAATCACaagttaataaaaaaactgaaagtAGCATTGAAGTTTCTGTCACATACAAACCGAGAGCATCAATGTCATCCTAACCGGTCTGAACAGAAGGCACGGAAGCTGGCATCGCATCTTCAAGTTTTACTCTGGCACCAATGGAGCCGTCAGAAGCAGGACTAGCTCTTTCAGAAAGGGTATTAGCTTCTTTACTGCCCTCATCCAAGCGGACAACTTGAGCAAAACTCTTGGACATGTGCTTGATGTAATCACTGGGAATTTGAACAGTATTTTTGTGCTCATTTTCTCCAGCCACACCGACAGCAATCAGGCTGGCTTGCTGTCTGGCCTTCCGCTCTTGCATTGCTTTCTGCCGGTCTTCATAAAATTCAAAGTCATCTAGAATCGACATCTCTGTTTCATAATTCTTGAAGATATTCAACATCTCAATTCCCTGCTCCAATTTCACCTGCACACATGGGAGCAAAACCAGGGCTTGTAAGCATAAGTACAAAGACTAGCCAAAATACAACGTGCTTCACGATTTCTAATCTATatcttaaaattttgttttccatCAAACTCAAATGAATAACATAGATCACATGCTAAGCACTCGAATAACTTCCGTATGGTCATCTCCTTAACATAGAACAAGTAAAACTGAACAAAAGGGGAAACAGGAGGACAAAGCCTACAAATGATTCATATTAAGTAAGGAAAATAAGAGGAAACAAGATGAAAATTCAGACTCAACACCATGAAATTACACAAAAAGCATCGGTGGTGCATCTAACAGTATTTTAGGAGGCATTATGAGCATCAGAAAAAACAAAGACCTTCCGCACTAAAGATCACATCTACCTAATTAGTTATAGTCCATAAGCAGGCAATGACAGAAAGACCAATAACAGACAGAAGCTCAGTCAAGCTACTATAAGTATTCTAACAAAAACTAAATATTTAGCTTTCCCCTGGTAATGGATATTGTTTTTACGAACTGGATGCAATATATTTCCTATATTATAAAAAGTCTTGTTCCCAAATTGTCACCTCTTGAGTATCTCGGCTGTTAGTTACAGGCTTGTTGTCATTATTTTCAAGAATGATGTGACGAAACTGACTATTGGGGACATCTTTAATCATATGCCACTTCACAGGGAACTGGCCACTCCATTTGTCTTGCTGCCAGTAATCCAGACTCTTGTCAAAATCAACAGGTCCAATCATTTCAGCCACCCCACAGAACTGAGCACTAGCATTCACCTGGTATTATGAAGTACAGCAATGTAAGGGAAAACTGGGCATCAAGGATGAAACAGAAAGAATAAGAAACGGAAAAGGAAGAAATCATGTAGCATATGTTACTTATCTTGTGAACATCACCAAAAAGATCTTATTTGAAGAAAAGATTGTATAATTAccgaaaagaagagaaaaattgGGCAGCTATCATGCATCTCCTTAGCTTCACGATATGCAGCATCCAACTTTTTGTTACCGTTTGGTGTGCTGGCCCAGACACCATATTTGATGCTCTTGTGAACATTATCTTCACTGTATGACTTGATAATGAAGAACTTAGCATCTTTGTACTCTGTTACAAAATCAGGCCTGTTGAATGATTCATCAAGGACCTTGTTTGTAGAAGCATTATGTTTGGTGTTCTCCACAGAGCTATCAGCCATGATTTGACTCTTTGGCTTTGAGGCCCTCGGGCCCCGATTCTGCTCACAAAGAATATCAAGGGGGGCATTGCAACTGCATATAGGACCGCTGCCCCTCACATGCCGCTTGCTATTTTCTAATGATAGAAAGCCACGATTGTTAGCTCCAAAGCTAGAAAACGATGCACTTCCAAGGCCAGATCCCTGATTATAACCACTGGGCATGTAGCCTCTGTTATAAGAGTTTGAACCAGATCCAAACCCATACATAGACCTTTGTTGTTGAGAAGCCTGTCGAAAAACGACTATTCATTAATACTAGAATCCATGAGTCTAATTAAATTCAGCAAGTTCCAGATGATGGTGTAAATGACAATCAACTCACGTCCCACGATATATAGGCTGGCATCATTTCCAAGATAGTGATTCATAAAAGATAAGCCAAAGTTGCATTACACCAAAAATGGAAGATGACAGTAACCTAATGATCTACACCTGAACTCCAATATTGGTAGATACCCATGGTTACTAAACCCAATGATTCCTCAATATAGATATTTAACCAGCTCAACAAACTATACAGCATTCTTCGTTGCCattgaaataaattaaaatgtcTTGATTTGGATAACATTGAATCCTATGATGGACTTTGAGTCATTGTGTCCAGTATTTTACTAATAAACATTGCGCTGCTGCAATCAGTTTTCCTTGCAATACATAGAAATACCAACGGCAAAGATTCTAATTATGGTGCATTGCAAAgactaatatttaataaacatgatttacaaaaatacaaaatcttGATGCAAGGAGAAGCAGAGAGTAAACAACTTAAGAACAGGGGTGAACAAGGTAGCACATGTGACAGTACGAGTCAAAAGCAGCTTGAAGAAACTGTTAAAAGGAAAGCGGGAGGTgagagagggaaggagagagtAGAATATATATTTCCTGAACTTTGACTTCCATATGACAAAGTGGAAATAATATTTTGAGCAAAAGTACATAATATAACATTTTCTGCAAAATATATGCAAGTTCCTTCCTCCAAGATTTGATGGAAGAGAAGAAACCAGAAATCagtttcaaaaacattgttGAAACAGGATTGAAGAGAAAAAATAACCAAtgagatttcaaaagatcataATTAAAGACATGCACAGGTACGAGAACATACCATGCCAACATTCTGCCCATATGAGCCCAGTGGGCCAATTGGCTGTGGAGACACTGATGGCGATAAGGGAGACCTGTGCCTGTCTGAGGGTTTTGGCCAGTCTGACAAAAGACCTCCAGATCTAAATCCATCAAATCCTTGCTGCAAGTCATGAAAACCATGACTACCAGGATTTCCAGGAAAATTGCCTCTACCAAAAGATCCCACTGGAGGATGATAACCAGGCCTTGGTCCAAAAAGCATATTGTCACCTTGTTGGTCGATATTAACTAAGGTGGTGAGCTCTGGTTGTGAAACTGTAGTAGGTGAGGTAATATATTGCATGCTAGGAGGACCAAGCTGCTGATAATAAGGCGGTCCCGAAAATGGGTATTGCTGGGGGGAATATAACTGGGCATCTCCACCTACGGATGGCATTGGTGTTGTAACCGGGGAGTAAGGCCCATACGGCATTTGTGGATTGTAGCCATATCCAGAATGAAAGACTAAAGAAGGATTCTCATTGTAGACACCCTAATCAAGATTGAAAATACACGAAAATTACAATTAGTTAACCTGAAAGAAAGAAACGTATATACATGAATGACGATGCATAAAGATACACTCACAGGAGAATTAATCTCCAATCCTTCGGTGTTGATGTATGGAGAATATTCGTCCCACTCACCAGTTCCATTTTCATAACCTACATCACAGATGATAACATTGTATCTATACTTACATTCTATGAGAGCAACAAAAAACATAACTAAAGACTACAAAGGACTactttacaatttatttttccTTATATGACATGTCAAAAACTATCCCTCTCTAGAACTATAGTTAAAAATCCATTTATGAATACAAGCCTCCAAGACAGTATCGAGTACCgaccaaagaaaaagaatactAGGTCAGCTACAAATGTATAAAATTTGGAATTTATATTCCAACCTCACAGCTGAAGCCACATTTTGATTGGATTACTAAAcacaaaaaagggaaaaaaaattccttCCTGATGGAGGTATTCCACTGTAATGTTGAAAAGGCCAACAAACAGTGAAGCGTATTTTCAGACTCAACCCAGCTGTGAACAGCTCATTTCCATGGCAGCGCATCCCGACCCAGATGAATAAAAGACTAACCTCTATAGTAGAAGGGCTGGGCCTGAGGGGCATAAACATTAGGTGGGAAAACAGTATGATCTCCACCTGAACCAAAAGGACCTGATTGACCTGCTGCCTCCCTTGGAAGACCTATGGTGGCAGCATCTGGAGAAGGATTAGGAGAAACTGACCTCTCATTTTTTGAGACATGGGGCTGATAACAGATAAACAAACGAAAGTTGTCATGCACGAGGGAGTAAAGagaaagaattgaatttaaattacAAAGAACTGGCAATGGATCAGAAGAGTATCGTGTTGGACTCACAACTACCTGCTCCTTCATGCTATCTGGTTCAGCAGGTTTCTCTTCTGCATCCATGATCAGTATGCTCAGTGACTTAGTAGAGTCTTAGAAACATAGGGAGTACAAATTATTGACCAACCAAAGCAAAATTCGGGGATAGGAAAACTTGAAGCTATGAATATGTGCGCGCATATCCACGCGTGCACACCTACCCACACATGATAAATAGAAGTACATGAATATATTTCATAATCATGTCCACATCATTaggttcaaataaaaaacacgaAATTTTGAGCTACCCACTCGTATTGAAAAAagtcaaaaacaaaaacagagatAAAGATCCCAACTTCACAAAAGCTGCCATAGATATGATCCTAACTGCTCAAACTATAAACAATGAAATTCATGGAACAGGAAATGTTTTTGGATACACAATGAAGCACGATGTCCAGCTGTAATTATTTCAAGAGAGCTTCTAGCGATAACCCAAATTGCAAAaagaactaaaaataaaattttcatgaattttataatgaaaagaaaaataaacaaaaactttgGACTAAAAGGActcattttctttcatcttaTAAAAATCTTGAACTTTAAAAATTCATCCACCTCCTACTATTAGGAACAACGGCTTTTCTTTTCAATCTGCCTCACCGCAGTCCCCAGTAAACCAGACCATGGCGATACACATATAAAGACTACAATGACGAGAAATGAAACCACACGGTAGGATTAGCAGAAGCGTGAAGCCCTATTACCTATATAACTTTTGTTCAGAAAAGGTACATTTTTGCCATATCAAAGAGAGGCTTCTTCACAAAACCCGAGTCTGAAAGTAGTTTATACTTTATACACATGATATATAAATTTGATTGCACAACCACTGTACAGTCCCTAGTATACTTTTTGTTGACAGCAACTTCAGAAATGAATATCAAAATGATTCCTATAACCCAAAAATGATCACTAAAACTGTATCTTCACTGCATACATGCATGAATAAATTGATCCGTAATTCCGTATAGTATTCGGACTAAACTATGACTGAACTCGATGCAACACATTCACACGATCCaacacatcatcaataaatgaCCTCAAACACAAAAATCGAAACACGAAAACAGAATATGAACAATCAATGCTTACAACAATTCTGTCATGACAATACACAGATACTACTAGATCTCCAATCCCAGACACTCCTCAGCCTACCAGCAAAGCCAGATCAGGACACAGTTCTACAAACCAAGCCAATCACAGATGCCAAAATTCCCACGGCAAAAATCACTAAAACTCGAAATCCCCAACAGAAATACCAAAAAACTCACCAATTCATTGACTTTACatacaaatcaaagaaaaacaaacaaacccaTCTGAGGAAATGATCAACAAAAACAAcccagatttaaaaaaaaaaaaaaaaacaataacatGATCGAAATTCAAGAGGCAGAA is a genomic window of Malus domestica chromosome 09, GDT2T_hap1 containing:
- the LOC103443388 gene encoding uncharacterized protein, with the protein product MVKFADSGRFHGLFLGSSEEFWRENIHGGFATLVAVLFVLACHCAKRFFFRKSSASSASPVLSDSDPPTSGSRSPQLSTSEPVTDADLKFLIDNLEEKTGENVKWENVIDKRNDILSYYAKCCKPKDGPLTYLSVTIFENCSPEKLRDFYMDNDYRKQWDKMLIQHEQLQMDKNNGVEVGWTIKKFPLLTAREYVLAWRLWEGKDKTFYCFIKECEHPLAPRQKKYVRVLTFRSGWRIRKVPSTNACEIKMFHQEDAGLNVEMAKLAFSRGIWSYVCKMGSALNRYSTISSHQSSSAASAVTLIKRVPPGLEATDEMTSQATSVATSVCRPTTGEGRELSRTPSTKLLANGLLLLGGVVCLSRGHSSLGAKVAMAYILTKWSKRGASSSQRSEISGA